Proteins encoded by one window of Blautia faecicola:
- a CDS encoding methionine gamma-lyase family protein, whose protein sequence is MDTAITKEMYKEMGIDEKVFSFGQEIAESLKERFEEIDRVAEYNQLKVVHAMQQCRASEACLYASSGYGYNDVGRDTLEEIYAATFHTESALVRPQIACGTHALAVALAGNLRPGDELLSPVGKPYDTLEEVIGIRPSNGSLAEYGVSYRQVDLLEDGAFDFENIKKAINEKTKLVTIQRSKGYQTRPTLSVARIGQLISFIKEIKPDVICMVDNCYGEFVETIEPTDVGADLIVGSLIKNPGGGLAPIGGYIAGKKEYVDNAAYRLTSPGLGKEVGATLGVNQSFYQGFFLAPTVTASALKGAIFAANVYERLGFAVVPNSTESRHDIIQAVTFGAPEKVIAFCKGIQAAAPIDSYVDPEPWAMPGYDSDVIMAAGAFVQGSSIELSADGPIKPPYAVYFQGGLTWQHAKLGIMMSLQKLYEKGLVELS, encoded by the coding sequence ATGGATACAGCAATAACAAAAGAAATGTACAAAGAAATGGGAATCGACGAGAAAGTTTTTTCTTTCGGACAGGAGATCGCGGAGAGCCTGAAAGAGCGTTTTGAAGAGATTGACCGTGTAGCGGAGTACAATCAGCTGAAAGTGGTTCATGCCATGCAGCAGTGCCGTGCCAGCGAAGCATGTCTGTATGCTTCCAGCGGTTACGGCTATAACGATGTGGGAAGAGATACCCTCGAAGAGATCTACGCAGCTACCTTCCATACGGAATCTGCGCTGGTACGTCCACAGATTGCCTGCGGAACCCATGCACTTGCTGTTGCACTTGCCGGAAATCTGCGCCCGGGAGACGAACTGCTCTCTCCGGTAGGAAAACCGTATGATACGCTGGAAGAAGTGATCGGGATCCGTCCGTCGAACGGTTCTCTGGCAGAATATGGTGTTTCTTATCGTCAGGTAGATCTGTTAGAAGACGGAGCCTTTGACTTTGAGAATATCAAAAAAGCCATCAATGAGAAAACAAAACTGGTAACCATCCAGCGTTCCAAAGGATATCAGACCAGACCGACGCTTTCCGTAGCAAGAATCGGACAGCTGATCAGCTTTATCAAAGAGATTAAACCGGATGTGATCTGCATGGTAGATAACTGTTACGGCGAGTTTGTAGAAACGATCGAACCTACCGATGTGGGTGCAGATCTGATCGTTGGCTCTCTGATCAAGAATCCGGGCGGCGGACTGGCTCCGATCGGTGGTTATATTGCAGGTAAGAAAGAATATGTAGATAATGCTGCGTATCGTCTGACTTCCCCGGGACTGGGAAAAGAAGTCGGTGCAACGCTTGGTGTCAACCAGTCTTTCTATCAGGGATTTTTCCTTGCACCGACGGTCACTGCTTCCGCACTGAAAGGTGCGATCTTTGCGGCAAATGTCTATGAGCGTCTTGGATTTGCCGTGGTTCCGAACAGTACGGAGAGCCGCCACGATATCATTCAGGCGGTAACGTTCGGAGCACCGGAAAAAGTGATTGCGTTCTGTAAGGGTATTCAGGCAGCGGCACCGATCGACAGTTATGTAGATCCGGAACCGTGGGCAATGCCGGGATACGACAGCGATGTCATCATGGCAGCAGGGGCCTTTGTGCAGGGATCTTCGATTGAACTGAGTGCCGACGGACCGATCAAACCGCCATATGCGGTATATTTCCAGGGTGGACTGACCTGGCAGCATGCGAAACTTGGTATTATGATGAGTTTACAGAAATTATATGAAAAAGGACTGGTAGAACTTTCATGA
- a CDS encoding BaiN/RdsA family NAD(P)/FAD-dependent oxidoreductase, which translates to MKKVVIIGGGASGMMAAIQAARTGAAVTLLEHNEKPGKKILATGNGRCNLTNLVQEPSRYRSSQPDFPWKIITQYPLEDTLAFFSELGIYTKNRNGWVYPYSDQAAGVAQVLELEARHQKVKIKTTEEVTDILREDGQYLVKTATWQYPCDSVIISCGSSASNVEGSSTTGYELAEKLGHTVVKPLPSLCGIRGKDNYYAKWAGSRMDGRITLEIDGETVGEEQGEILFTEYGISGIGVFQLSRYAVRGTDEGKIATYHLDLMPQLTKEELVKLLLDRQQAGSYKNPQELLIGLLPRKMIDVLVKKTYEPEKIAERLKDWQVPVKGAYALQQAQICSGGVDPRELTEQLESRLHPSIYFTGEVIDVDGPCGGYNLQWAWSSGAVAGRAAAEEGRAL; encoded by the coding sequence ATGAAAAAAGTTGTGATCATAGGCGGCGGGGCTTCCGGAATGATGGCAGCGATCCAGGCCGCCCGGACGGGAGCAGCGGTTACGCTTTTAGAGCACAATGAAAAACCGGGGAAAAAGATTCTTGCGACAGGAAACGGACGGTGTAATCTGACCAATCTCGTACAGGAACCTTCTCGTTATCGAAGCAGTCAGCCGGATTTTCCATGGAAAATTATCACACAGTACCCATTAGAAGATACACTGGCATTTTTCTCAGAACTTGGGATCTATACGAAGAACCGGAATGGCTGGGTCTACCCGTACAGTGATCAGGCGGCAGGTGTCGCTCAGGTTCTGGAGCTGGAAGCCCGGCATCAGAAAGTAAAGATCAAAACAACGGAAGAAGTGACCGATATTCTCCGGGAAGACGGACAGTATCTGGTCAAGACGGCAACCTGGCAGTATCCGTGCGACAGCGTGATCATCTCCTGCGGAAGCTCGGCATCAAACGTGGAAGGAAGCAGCACAACAGGGTACGAACTGGCAGAAAAACTGGGACATACGGTGGTAAAACCGCTTCCGTCTCTGTGCGGCATCCGTGGAAAAGACAATTATTATGCCAAATGGGCAGGAAGCCGGATGGACGGACGCATCACGTTAGAGATAGATGGAGAAACGGTCGGAGAAGAACAGGGTGAAATTTTATTTACAGAATATGGAATCTCCGGAATCGGTGTCTTTCAGCTGAGCCGTTATGCGGTGCGCGGAACAGACGAGGGAAAAATAGCCACTTATCATCTGGATCTGATGCCGCAGCTGACAAAAGAAGAACTGGTAAAGCTTTTGCTGGACAGACAGCAGGCGGGATCTTATAAAAATCCGCAGGAATTGCTGATCGGACTGCTTCCGCGGAAAATGATAGATGTCCTGGTGAAAAAAACGTATGAACCGGAGAAAATTGCCGAACGATTAAAGGACTGGCAGGTTCCGGTGAAAGGCGCTTATGCGCTTCAGCAGGCACAGATCTGTTCCGGCGGTGTGGATCCGCGGGAACTGACAGAGCAGCTGGAATCGCGGCTGCATCCGAGCATTTATTTTACGGGAGAAGTGATCGACGTGGATGGTCCGTGCGGAGGATATAATCTGCAATGGGCATGGTCGAGCGGAGCGGTTGCCGGAAGAGCGGCAGCAGAAGAAGGGAGAGCGTTATGA
- a CDS encoding NAD(P)/FAD-dependent oxidoreductase, which translates to MICISQLKLPVGHTTEALEKKICQQLKIKKEELSSWQIVRRSLDARKKPDLKFVYVIDVDTPKERKILHRVQKVNDKYIMLTKRTEYQFPTGGSEKLQQPPVVIGSGPAGLFCAWMLAKAGLRPVVYERGEKAAERKKTVDQYWKDGILDPNSNVQFGEGGAGTFSDGKLNTLVKDPVGRHRKVLEIFVQGGAPEHILYEQKPHLGTDQLIGIVTSLREQIEQMGGSFCFTKKVTDLDIRDGKICRIQLNDSEWVETQVCIAAIGHSARDTFRMLKKHGIAMEAKSFAVGVRIEHPQEMINRSQYGRPEVKELGAANYKLTHQLENGRGIYSFCMCPGGYVVDASSEKGYLAVNGMSYQARDSRNANSAMIVTVSPQDYVTYGMDYLQRMGEDALAATLDQNPLAGMYFQRYLEQKAYQMHEGKIPVQTYGDFHDKKETKAFGDVEPCIRGRYAMSNLREIFPDFLAESLDLGIAACGRKIHGFDRPDAVLSGVESRTSSPVRIPRNEQMEGNIEGFYPCGEGAGYAGGITSAAMDGLRVAEAVCKKYCI; encoded by the coding sequence ATGATTTGTATTTCACAGTTAAAACTGCCGGTGGGACATACCACAGAGGCACTGGAAAAAAAGATCTGTCAGCAGTTAAAGATCAAAAAAGAAGAACTCTCTTCCTGGCAGATCGTGCGCCGGTCTCTGGATGCCCGGAAGAAACCGGATCTGAAATTTGTCTATGTAATCGATGTGGATACACCGAAAGAGCGAAAAATTCTCCACCGTGTGCAAAAGGTTAACGATAAATATATTATGTTAACAAAAAGGACGGAGTATCAGTTCCCGACGGGAGGAAGCGAGAAATTACAGCAGCCGCCGGTTGTGATCGGAAGCGGTCCGGCAGGACTGTTCTGTGCATGGATGCTTGCAAAAGCAGGACTTCGCCCGGTGGTCTATGAGCGTGGAGAAAAGGCGGCGGAACGAAAGAAAACCGTCGATCAGTACTGGAAAGATGGCATCCTTGATCCGAACAGTAATGTACAGTTCGGAGAAGGCGGTGCGGGTACATTTTCCGACGGAAAGTTAAACACGCTGGTAAAAGATCCGGTGGGACGCCACAGAAAAGTTCTGGAGATTTTTGTACAGGGCGGTGCGCCGGAACATATTTTATATGAACAGAAACCGCATCTCGGTACAGATCAGCTGATCGGGATCGTGACATCTCTGCGGGAACAGATCGAACAGATGGGTGGAAGCTTCTGTTTTACAAAAAAAGTGACGGATCTGGACATCCGCGATGGAAAGATATGCCGGATCCAGCTCAATGACAGTGAGTGGGTGGAAACACAGGTTTGTATCGCCGCGATCGGTCACAGTGCCAGAGATACTTTCCGGATGCTGAAAAAACATGGAATCGCGATGGAAGCAAAATCATTTGCCGTAGGTGTGCGTATCGAACATCCGCAGGAGATGATCAATCGGAGTCAGTATGGACGACCGGAAGTAAAAGAACTTGGCGCGGCAAATTATAAACTGACACATCAGCTGGAAAATGGCAGAGGAATCTATTCGTTCTGCATGTGTCCGGGCGGTTATGTGGTAGATGCCTCTTCGGAAAAAGGGTATCTGGCAGTCAACGGTATGAGCTACCAGGCGAGGGACAGCCGGAATGCGAACAGTGCCATGATCGTAACGGTTTCACCGCAGGATTATGTGACCTACGGTATGGATTATCTGCAGCGGATGGGCGAAGACGCTCTTGCAGCCACATTGGATCAGAATCCACTGGCAGGAATGTATTTTCAGCGGTATCTGGAACAGAAAGCATATCAGATGCATGAAGGAAAGATTCCGGTGCAGACATACGGGGATTTTCATGATAAAAAAGAAACCAAAGCGTTCGGCGATGTAGAACCGTGTATCCGGGGACGGTATGCGATGAGCAATCTGCGGGAGATTTTCCCGGATTTTCTGGCGGAATCGCTGGATCTTGGAATTGCTGCCTGTGGAAGAAAGATTCACGGATTTGACCGCCCGGACGCAGTGCTTTCCGGTGTGGAGAGCAGAACATCCTCTCCGGTACGGATCCCGCGAAATGAGCAGATGGAAGGCAATATCGAAGGCTTTTATCCATGTGGCGAGGGCGCCGGTTATGCGGGTGGAATCACATCGGCTGCCATGGACGGGCTGCGGGTTGCGGAGGCAGTCTGCAAAAAGTATTGTATATAG
- the radC gene encoding RadC family protein: MKYSQRIQELPPDERPYEKCLSTGPENLTDSELLAVILRSGTRGRSSVQLADQILHLGRKEQGLLGIYHLSMEELMQIHGIGQVKAVQIKCIGELSKRIATREARKLLDFHSPDTIAAYYMERMRHEEQEQMICAMLNTKNQFLGDEVISRGTVNASLVSPRDLILAAFRHRAVYMILVHNHPSGNPEPSKDDLLFTKRVWEAGALVDIPLLDHIVIGDQQYFSFRQEGLLS, encoded by the coding sequence ATGAAGTATTCACAACGTATTCAGGAACTGCCACCGGACGAACGGCCATATGAAAAGTGTCTTAGCACCGGACCGGAGAATCTGACAGACAGCGAACTGCTGGCGGTGATTCTGCGGTCCGGGACCCGTGGGCGTTCCTCTGTGCAGCTGGCTGACCAGATCCTGCATCTGGGGAGAAAGGAACAGGGTCTTCTTGGAATCTATCATCTTTCCATGGAAGAGCTGATGCAGATTCATGGTATCGGTCAGGTAAAAGCCGTACAGATCAAATGTATCGGGGAACTTTCCAAAAGGATTGCCACCCGGGAAGCCAGAAAACTTCTGGATTTTCACAGCCCTGACACAATTGCGGCGTATTATATGGAACGGATGCGTCACGAAGAGCAGGAACAGATGATCTGTGCGATGTTAAATACAAAAAATCAGTTTTTAGGGGACGAAGTGATCTCGAGAGGAACCGTGAATGCTTCTCTGGTATCGCCAAGAGACCTGATCCTTGCAGCATTTCGACACCGGGCGGTCTATATGATCCTGGTGCACAATCATCCGAGCGGTAATCCGGAACCGAGCAAAGACGATCTTCTTTTTACAAAGAGGGTATGGGAAGCCGGAGCACTGGTGGATATTCCGCTGCTGGATCATATTGTGATAGGGGATCAGCAGTATTTCAGTTTTCGACAGGAAGGGTTACTCTCGTAA
- a CDS encoding rod shape-determining protein, protein MFNNHVYGIDLGSNMIKIYSQNSNEILKEKNMIAIRNKDTVLAVGDEAYEIYEKNPTNVKVSSPMLNGMIANISHLEIMLQLLLDKTERSVGRHPVIYFAVPVDMTEIEKRAYYSIAQTGRLRKSKVLLVERPIADALALGIPIMRTKGSMIVNIGAATTEISVIADSRVIISKVIPVGGDRLTQDIQNTIRRKLNFSISERTAGRLKLSLANLEKDTKDARKIIGIDCVSGLPRERVITSAAVNEAIVPAVREIITEIRAFLERIPPQIHRVILSEGIYLTGGSTHLPYIDRIVSRQIGCPILLSHYYELCTVYGLKEIITHDALHHWAFTPKKQK, encoded by the coding sequence ATGTTTAACAACCATGTATATGGAATTGACCTGGGAAGTAATATGATCAAAATTTACTCTCAGAACAGTAATGAAATCTTAAAAGAGAAAAATATGATTGCCATTCGCAACAAAGATACCGTACTTGCCGTTGGAGATGAAGCATATGAAATATACGAAAAGAATCCGACAAATGTAAAGGTATCTTCTCCGATGCTGAATGGTATGATCGCAAACATCAGTCACCTGGAGATCATGCTTCAACTGCTGCTGGATAAGACCGAGCGCAGCGTGGGGCGGCACCCGGTGATTTATTTTGCTGTTCCGGTGGATATGACGGAGATTGAGAAGCGTGCGTATTACAGTATCGCACAGACCGGGCGGCTGCGGAAAAGCAAAGTCCTTCTGGTGGAACGACCGATTGCAGATGCACTGGCTCTTGGTATCCCGATCATGCGGACCAAAGGATCGATGATCGTAAACATTGGTGCAGCTACGACGGAGATTTCTGTCATCGCAGATTCCCGTGTGATCATCAGTAAGGTGATCCCGGTAGGCGGTGACCGTCTGACACAGGATATCCAGAACACGATCCGCAGAAAACTTAATTTTTCTATCAGTGAACGGACGGCGGGCAGATTAAAACTTTCCCTCGCAAATCTGGAAAAAGATACGAAAGATGCCAGAAAAATTATCGGCATTGACTGTGTGAGCGGTCTTCCGCGCGAGCGGGTGATCACATCCGCAGCGGTGAACGAAGCGATTGTTCCGGCTGTCCGTGAGATCATCACAGAGATTCGGGCTTTTCTGGAACGTATTCCACCCCAGATACATAGAGTGATTCTTTCGGAAGGTATCTATCTTACCGGAGGCAGTACACATCTGCCGTACATAGACCGGATAGTATCCAGACAAATCGGCTGTCCGATCCTGCTGTCACATTATTACGAACTCTGCACAGTCTACGGACTGAAAGAGATCATCACCCACGATGCGCTTCATCACTGGGCGTTCACTCCAAAAAAACAGAAGTAA
- the mreC gene encoding rod shape-determining protein MreC gives MKTKHLITMMTILCLGLIVLSLSTSFSFAPVRNVLGYVIVPFQNGINEVGTWMTDQKKGFQSMKKLAAENEELQKQVDELQAKNTTLSQDQEELDRLRALYSLDTDYSEYDKVAAQVIGKDTGNWYSTFLINRGSSDGIEVDMNVIADGGLVGIVTETGAHWATVRSIIDDSSNVSATVTSISQNCMVTGDLQMMDDGKIRFIQLTDKEDQVHEGDKIVTSSVSNKFLKGILIGYISEVSTDANKLTKSGTIIPAVDFNDIQEVLVIKELKQQKTDDVTSEESQTPDDSTTPTPDPAQDTQEDTKE, from the coding sequence ATGAAAACAAAACATCTGATCACTATGATGACAATCCTGTGTCTCGGACTGATCGTCCTTTCTCTGTCCACCAGTTTTTCTTTTGCACCGGTGCGAAATGTTCTGGGCTATGTGATCGTTCCTTTCCAGAATGGTATTAATGAAGTCGGAACCTGGATGACAGATCAGAAAAAAGGATTCCAGAGCATGAAAAAACTGGCTGCGGAAAATGAAGAACTGCAAAAACAGGTGGATGAACTTCAGGCGAAAAATACGACACTGTCTCAGGATCAGGAAGAACTGGACCGCCTGAGAGCATTGTACAGTCTGGATACCGATTATTCCGAGTATGACAAGGTTGCCGCTCAGGTTATCGGAAAAGATACCGGTAACTGGTACAGTACCTTTCTGATCAATCGGGGAAGTTCTGATGGCATTGAGGTGGATATGAATGTGATCGCGGATGGCGGTCTTGTTGGAATCGTTACCGAGACCGGTGCACACTGGGCTACGGTTCGTTCCATCATTGATGACAGCAGTAATGTAAGTGCTACGGTTACATCAATTTCCCAGAACTGTATGGTGACAGGAGACCTGCAGATGATGGATGACGGGAAGATCCGTTTTATCCAGCTGACTGATAAAGAGGATCAGGTACATGAAGGAGATAAGATAGTAACTTCTTCTGTAAGTAACAAGTTTTTAAAGGGAATTCTGATCGGTTATATCAGCGAGGTCTCAACCGATGCCAACAAACTGACAAAGAGTGGTACGATTATTCCGGCGGTTGATTTTAATGACATTCAGGAAGTTCTGGTGATCAAAGAACTGAAACAGCAAAAGACCGATGATGTGACTTCAGAGGAATCGCAGACTCCGGATGACAGTACAACTCCGACACCGGATCCTGCACAGGATACACAGGAGGATACGAAAGAATGA
- the mreD gene encoding rod shape-determining protein MreD: protein MRRKLILAVLILLAFVLQGTVFQTLSIASIVPNLLLILTVSFGFMRGKKEGLFVGFFCGLLIDIFYGNMIGFYALIYMYIGFGNGFLYKIFFDEDVKVPMVLVAVSDIAYGVIVYGLQFMMRGRLDFLSYLQHIILPEMVYTVLLTAVLYRPLYRLNHWLTENEWEGPKLP from the coding sequence ATGAGAAGAAAGCTGATTCTGGCAGTATTGATTCTGCTGGCTTTTGTCTTACAGGGAACCGTGTTTCAGACACTGTCCATTGCTTCGATCGTTCCGAATCTGCTGCTGATTCTCACAGTATCCTTTGGATTTATGCGGGGAAAGAAGGAAGGACTGTTCGTAGGATTTTTCTGCGGACTGCTGATCGATATTTTCTATGGAAATATGATTGGATTTTATGCCCTGATCTATATGTATATCGGTTTTGGAAACGGTTTTCTGTATAAGATCTTTTTTGACGAGGATGTCAAAGTCCCCATGGTGCTGGTTGCAGTCAGCGATATCGCCTATGGGGTGATCGTATACGGATTGCAGTTTATGATGCGCGGACGACTGGATTTTCTCAGCTATCTGCAACATATCATTCTGCCGGAGATGGTGTACACAGTACTGCTCACCGCGGTACTTTACCGTCCACTGTACCGGCTGAATCACTGGCTTACGGAAAATGAATGGGAGGGACCCAAGTTACCTTGA
- a CDS encoding penicillin-binding transpeptidase domain-containing protein, with product MRRPRKKRKKFVIPRTTVLIFIFAALSLVLIHRLFSLQIIHGQEYADNFSIMTTKTRTLKSTRGNLYDRNGQVLASNELSYSITLEDSGDYANNTERNRSLNGEIYKIIQIIESNGDTINSDFRISVDSSGNYSYDVEGTTLSRFKADVYGHSYIDDLTADETNASAQQMVEAMLERYEIPYDHSGYKDTELKAAQEAGLPEQLTKEEALKIISVRYALSTTSFRKYIPVTIATDVSEDTVAAIQENKSLLEGVDVQEDSVRVYTDSIYFAPLLGYTGKVSSDELADLRTENPDAGYSTTSIVGKSGLEKVLEPTLQGKDGSEKVYVDYYGKVLQIDDDSQEDPVQGNNVYLTIDKDLQIACYKVLEQKIAGVLVANIQNIKSFKADENTDASTIPIPIYDVYYALINNSVLDIDHFTASDASETEQKIAAALERKQEEIFQKVDEQLTGSDTKPYKDLSEEMQGYVSYIVNDLLMDKTGILSETSIDKNDEMYKAWTKDETISLQEYLTYAASQNWIDISKFSDKNTYLDSTEVYQELSAYISDYLSTDQDFSKMLYKYLLLDDEITGKQLCTVLYEQGILSTDDEDYQNFKSGNLSSMDLMLRKISSLEITPAQLALDPCSGSVVITNPSTGETLACVSYPGYDNNRLANNMDTDYYRKLNKDLSTPFYNKATQERTAPGSTFKPVTAIAGLSEGVITDNDYIYCGGRFDKLPGAPLNCWLLSGHGALSIRDGIANSCNVFFSETAYRLGQNEEGTFNDNTAMQKLIQYANLMGLDKKSGLEISEASPQVSNELPIPSAIGQGTHSYTTSQLARYATVLASSGNVYNLSLLDKSTDSDGNLIEDYTPEMIDHADLSQSIWDDVHAGMEGVITKSNWGIFQDLNVTLAGKTGTAQQSKNRANHSLFIGYAPADNPQIAWAIRIANGYASTNSELVAKDILNYYFGLKDETEILTGQASSASNSNAGTD from the coding sequence ATGAGACGACCAAGAAAAAAACGTAAAAAATTTGTAATTCCAAGAACCACTGTGCTGATTTTTATCTTTGCGGCACTGAGTCTGGTGCTGATCCATCGGCTGTTTTCTCTGCAGATTATTCACGGGCAGGAATATGCGGATAACTTCAGCATTATGACGACAAAGACGAGGACACTGAAAAGTACCCGAGGCAATCTCTATGATCGAAACGGTCAGGTTCTTGCTTCTAACGAACTGTCTTATTCGATCACACTGGAGGACAGTGGTGACTATGCAAATAATACAGAAAGAAACCGTAGTCTGAATGGAGAAATCTACAAGATTATTCAGATTATTGAAAGCAACGGAGACACAATCAACAGCGATTTCCGTATCAGCGTCGACAGTTCCGGAAACTACAGCTATGATGTGGAAGGCACGACACTGTCACGTTTCAAAGCGGATGTATATGGACACAGCTATATCGACGATCTGACAGCTGACGAGACCAATGCTTCCGCGCAGCAGATGGTGGAAGCCATGCTGGAACGATATGAGATCCCGTACGACCACAGCGGGTACAAAGATACGGAACTCAAAGCGGCACAGGAGGCGGGACTTCCGGAGCAGCTGACAAAAGAAGAAGCACTCAAGATTATTTCCGTACGGTATGCACTTTCGACTACAAGTTTCCGAAAATATATCCCGGTAACGATTGCAACAGATGTTTCGGAAGATACCGTAGCTGCTATTCAGGAAAATAAGAGCCTGCTCGAGGGTGTGGATGTGCAGGAAGATTCCGTACGTGTCTATACGGACAGCATTTATTTTGCACCGCTTCTCGGTTATACCGGAAAAGTTTCTTCTGATGAACTTGCGGATCTTCGTACGGAGAATCCGGATGCGGGTTACAGTACGACTTCTATCGTAGGAAAATCCGGTCTGGAGAAAGTCCTGGAGCCAACGCTTCAGGGAAAAGACGGATCGGAGAAAGTATATGTAGATTATTATGGAAAAGTTTTACAGATTGATGACGATTCCCAAGAAGATCCGGTACAGGGAAATAATGTATATCTTACCATCGATAAGGATCTGCAGATCGCCTGCTATAAAGTGCTTGAGCAGAAGATTGCAGGTGTGCTGGTGGCAAATATTCAGAATATCAAATCCTTCAAGGCGGATGAAAATACCGATGCATCTACCATCCCGATTCCGATTTATGATGTGTATTATGCACTGATCAATAACTCCGTGCTTGATATCGATCATTTTACAGCTTCAGATGCGTCCGAGACCGAACAGAAGATTGCAGCGGCACTGGAACGGAAGCAGGAAGAAATCTTCCAGAAAGTGGATGAACAGCTGACCGGAAGTGATACTAAGCCGTATAAGGATCTTAGCGAAGAGATGCAGGGATATGTCAGCTATATTGTCAACGATCTTCTGATGGACAAAACAGGAATCCTTTCAGAGACATCCATTGATAAGAACGATGAGATGTATAAAGCGTGGACAAAAGATGAGACGATCTCCCTGCAGGAATACCTGACCTATGCGGCAAGTCAGAACTGGATTGATATTTCCAAGTTCTCAGATAAAAATACCTATCTGGATTCCACAGAGGTATATCAGGAACTGTCGGCGTATATTTCAGATTATCTGTCTACCGATCAGGATTTCAGTAAGATGTTATATAAATATCTGCTGCTGGATGATGAGATCACAGGAAAACAGCTTTGCACGGTTCTGTATGAACAGGGAATCCTGTCTACCGATGATGAGGACTATCAGAATTTTAAATCAGGAAATCTTTCCTCGATGGATCTGATGCTTCGAAAGATCAGTTCTCTGGAGATCACACCGGCACAGCTGGCACTGGATCCGTGTTCCGGTTCGGTCGTGATTACCAACCCGTCTACCGGAGAGACCCTGGCATGTGTATCCTATCCGGGATATGACAATAACCGTCTTGCCAATAATATGGATACGGATTATTACAGAAAACTGAACAAGGATCTGTCCACACCGTTTTATAACAAGGCGACGCAGGAACGTACGGCACCGGGTTCTACATTTAAACCGGTAACTGCGATTGCCGGTCTGTCGGAAGGTGTGATCACAGATAATGATTATATCTACTGTGGCGGAAGATTTGACAAGCTGCCGGGTGCTCCGTTGAACTGCTGGTTACTGAGCGGACATGGCGCACTTTCCATCCGGGATGGTATTGCTAATTCCTGCAACGTATTCTTCAGTGAGACAGCTTACCGTCTGGGACAGAATGAGGAAGGAACTTTTAACGATAATACCGCCATGCAGAAGCTGATCCAGTATGCCAACCTTATGGGACTGGATAAGAAGTCCGGTCTGGAGATCTCTGAAGCATCTCCGCAGGTTTCCAATGAACTGCCGATCCCGTCCGCTATCGGACAGGGTACTCACAGTTATACCACATCTCAGCTTGCCCGCTATGCAACAGTTCTGGCAAGCAGTGGTAATGTATATAATCTCTCACTGTTAGATAAATCAACAGATTCCGATGGCAATCTGATTGAGGATTATACACCGGAAATGATCGATCATGCGGATCTGAGCCAGAGTATCTGGGATGATGTCCATGCCGGTATGGAAGGCGTTATCACCAAATCCAACTGGGGCATTTTCCAAGATCTGAATGTTACACTAGCAGGTAAAACAGGTACGGCACAGCAGAGTAAAAACCGTGCAAACCACAGTTTGTTCATCGGTTATGCACCGGCGGATAACCCGCAGATCGCGTGGGCGATCCGTATCGCAAACGGTTATGCGTCAACAAACTCCGAACTGGTAGCAAAAGATATTCTGAACTACTACTTCGGACTGAAAGATGAAACAGAGATTCTTACCGGACAGGCAAGTTCAGCCAGCAATTCCAACGCAGGTACGGACTGA